A window of Bradyrhizobium sp. AZCC 1610 contains these coding sequences:
- a CDS encoding 2OG-Fe(II) oxygenase yields MKATARNFDRSASSDIVARVDAIDWAKATADLDAQGCAVLKGLLSPDECAELAALYPDDRHFRSKIVMGRHGFGRGEYKYFAYPLPDLIAELRPALYARLCGIANRWNETMGIDIRYPDRHEAFLKRCHDAGQTRPTPLLLQYGEGDYNCLHQDLYGEHVFPLQVAILLSEPGRDFEGGEFVLTEQRPRMQSRPEVVPLRQGDAVAFAVHHRPVQGTRGPYRVNLRHGVSRIRSGHRHTVGVIFHDAK; encoded by the coding sequence ATGAAAGCAACCGCAAGAAACTTCGACCGTTCCGCATCCTCCGACATCGTCGCCCGCGTCGATGCCATCGACTGGGCGAAGGCGACCGCCGACCTCGATGCGCAGGGCTGCGCCGTCCTGAAGGGATTGCTGTCGCCTGACGAATGCGCCGAGTTGGCCGCGCTCTATCCGGACGACAGGCATTTCCGCAGCAAGATCGTGATGGGACGCCATGGCTTCGGCCGTGGCGAATACAAGTATTTCGCCTATCCGTTGCCCGACCTGATTGCGGAATTGCGGCCCGCCCTCTATGCGCGATTGTGCGGCATCGCCAATCGCTGGAATGAGACGATGGGGATCGATATCCGCTATCCCGACCGGCACGAGGCGTTCCTGAAACGCTGCCACGACGCCGGACAGACGCGGCCGACGCCGCTGCTGCTGCAATATGGCGAGGGCGACTACAACTGCCTGCATCAGGATCTCTACGGCGAGCATGTGTTTCCGCTGCAGGTCGCGATCCTGCTGTCGGAACCGGGGCGCGATTTCGAAGGCGGCGAGTTCGTGCTGACGGAGCAGCGGCCGCGGATGCAGTCGCGGCCCGAGGTGGTTCCGCTCAGGCAGGGCGACGCGGTGGCCTTTGCTGTGCATCACCGGCCGGTGCAGGGGACGCGCGGGCCCTATCGCGTTAATCTGCGCCACGGCGTCAGCCGGATCCGCTCCGGCCACCGCCATACCGTCGGCGTGATTTTTCACGACGCCAAATGA
- a CDS encoding amidase has translation MPNHPTLASLAADLDTGRTTARKLVEDCLARIADPAGEGARTFIHVDKDAAIAAADAMDHLRQARAAPSPYAGIPVSIKDLYDIKGQVTRAGSRALEDSAPAEADAPVVARLRRAGFIVIGRTNMTEFAYSGIGINPHYGTPKSVFNRSVGHVPGGSSSGAAVSVADRMAHGALGTDTGGSCRIPAAYNGIVGYKPTQARVPLDGGVPLSFSLDSFGPLARTVGCCAVLDAVLADEAVQPLQPRPIKGMRLAVPTTIALDDVDEEVAKTFERALATLSRQGASIERIEVPEFHDVGVMNSKGGFAAAESYAWHRYLLTSKGDVYDPRVRVRILRGEGISAADYIDILKARRSFIARTEQRIAPYDALVLPTTSNTPPVIADLADDQAFATQNLRSLRNCTLINMLDGCAISLPAHREGEVPVGLMLAAAGGSDRRIFELAAGMENIIRV, from the coding sequence ATGCCGAACCATCCGACACTCGCGAGCCTTGCCGCCGACCTCGACACTGGGCGCACCACCGCGCGCAAGCTGGTTGAGGATTGTCTCGCAAGGATTGCCGATCCCGCCGGCGAAGGCGCGCGGACCTTCATTCACGTCGACAAGGATGCGGCGATCGCCGCCGCCGACGCGATGGACCATCTGCGACAAGCGCGCGCCGCGCCGTCGCCCTATGCCGGCATTCCCGTGTCGATCAAGGATCTCTACGACATCAAGGGGCAGGTGACCCGCGCAGGCTCCCGCGCGCTGGAGGATTCTGCGCCGGCTGAGGCCGATGCGCCCGTGGTGGCGCGGCTGCGCCGGGCGGGCTTTATCGTGATCGGCCGCACCAATATGACCGAGTTTGCCTATTCGGGCATCGGCATCAATCCGCACTACGGCACGCCGAAAAGCGTCTTCAATCGCAGCGTCGGTCATGTGCCCGGCGGCTCGTCCTCGGGCGCCGCAGTGTCAGTCGCCGATCGTATGGCCCATGGCGCGCTTGGCACTGACACCGGCGGCTCCTGCCGGATTCCGGCGGCCTATAACGGCATCGTCGGCTACAAGCCGACGCAGGCCCGTGTGCCGCTCGACGGCGGCGTGCCGCTGTCGTTCTCGCTCGACAGCTTTGGTCCGCTGGCGCGCACCGTCGGCTGCTGCGCGGTGCTCGATGCCGTGCTCGCGGATGAGGCCGTGCAACCATTGCAGCCGCGCCCGATCAAGGGCATGCGGCTTGCGGTGCCGACCACGATCGCGCTCGACGACGTCGATGAAGAGGTCGCGAAGACATTCGAGCGTGCGCTGGCGACGCTGTCGCGGCAGGGCGCGTCGATCGAGCGGATCGAGGTGCCGGAATTTCACGACGTCGGCGTTATGAACAGCAAGGGCGGGTTTGCCGCCGCTGAGAGCTACGCCTGGCATCGCTACCTGCTCACCAGCAAAGGCGACGTCTACGACCCTCGCGTCCGCGTCCGTATCCTGCGCGGCGAAGGCATCAGCGCGGCGGACTATATCGACATCCTCAAGGCGCGCCGTTCGTTCATTGCGCGAACGGAACAGCGCATTGCGCCCTATGACGCGCTGGTGTTGCCGACCACATCAAATACGCCGCCAGTCATTGCCGATCTCGCCGACGACCAGGCCTTCGCCACGCAGAATTTGCGCTCCTTGCGCAACTGCACGCTGATCAACATGCTCGACGGCTGCGCGATCTCGCTGCCGGCGCATCGCGAAGGTGAGGTGCCGGTCGGGCTGATGCTGGCCGCCGCGGGCGGGTCGGACCGCCGCATTTTCGAGCTGGCCGCCGGAATGGAGAACATCATCCGTGTTTGA
- a CDS encoding thiolase C-terminal domain-containing protein, with product MRKNAVAVVGAAETTELGVIPNMSQIQLHADAALNAIADAGLKLSDIDGIATAVETPQQIAHYLGITPTWVDGTSVGGCSFMLHVRHAAAAIEAGLCKTVLITHAESGKSMIGKLPRSTSPDSLNGQFESPFGVYGPPSMFPIPVLRYMKTYGITHEQIAMVAVVQREWAAKNPRATMKAPITVEDVLNSKMIAYPFRILQCCLVTDGGGALILTSADRAKDFPNKPVYILGTGESVETPMVSQMETFNSSRAFKVAGPTAFREAGITHKDVDHLMIYDAFAHLPLFGLGDLGFMPHEEAGKFIADGNTRPGGKLPLNTNGGGLSYMHSGMYGMYALQESVRQMRGIAPAQVKDAKISVCHGVGGMFAASGTIIFTNER from the coding sequence ATGCGCAAAAATGCAGTCGCCGTCGTCGGCGCAGCCGAGACCACCGAGCTCGGCGTCATCCCGAACATGTCGCAGATCCAGTTGCACGCGGATGCCGCGCTCAACGCCATCGCCGATGCCGGACTGAAACTGTCTGACATCGACGGCATCGCCACGGCGGTGGAGACCCCGCAGCAGATCGCCCATTACCTCGGCATCACGCCGACCTGGGTCGACGGCACCTCCGTCGGCGGTTGCTCGTTCATGCTGCACGTCCGCCACGCGGCGGCTGCGATCGAGGCCGGTCTCTGCAAGACCGTGCTGATCACGCACGCCGAAAGCGGCAAGTCGATGATCGGCAAACTGCCGCGCTCGACCTCGCCCGACAGCTTGAACGGCCAGTTCGAATCGCCGTTCGGCGTCTACGGCCCGCCCAGCATGTTCCCGATCCCGGTGCTGCGCTACATGAAGACCTACGGCATTACCCATGAGCAGATCGCCATGGTCGCGGTGGTGCAGCGGGAATGGGCCGCGAAGAATCCGCGCGCCACCATGAAGGCGCCGATCACGGTTGAGGACGTGCTGAACTCGAAGATGATCGCCTATCCGTTCCGCATCCTGCAATGCTGCCTCGTCACCGACGGCGGCGGCGCGCTGATCCTCACCTCCGCCGATCGCGCCAAGGACTTTCCGAACAAGCCGGTCTATATTCTCGGCACCGGCGAAAGCGTGGAAACGCCGATGGTCAGCCAGATGGAAACGTTCAACTCCTCGCGCGCCTTCAAGGTCGCAGGTCCCACCGCGTTCCGGGAAGCCGGCATCACCCACAAGGACGTCGATCACCTGATGATCTACGACGCCTTTGCGCATCTGCCGCTTTTTGGCCTGGGCGATCTCGGCTTCATGCCGCACGAGGAAGCCGGCAAGTTCATCGCCGACGGCAACACCCGCCCCGGCGGCAAGCTGCCGCTCAACACCAATGGCGGCGGTCTCAGTTACATGCATTCCGGCATGTACGGCATGTACGCGCTGCAGGAGAGCGTGCGGCAGATGCGTGGCATCGCACCCGCGCAGGTCAAGGACGCGAAAATCTCGGTCTGCCACGGCGTCGGTGGCATGTTCGCGGCAAGTGGCACGATCATCTTTACGAACGAACGTTAG
- a CDS encoding SMP-30/gluconolactonase/LRE family protein — protein MKKPKVSFGPTGFPAFAGTMAVERVATGFRWAEGPVYFAAGRYVLFSDIPNNRIMRFSEDDGHLSVYRQPSMNSNGNTIDREGRLITCEHSGRRVTRTELDGSITIIADKYNGKKLNSPNDAVVAADGSIWFCDPAYGIGGFYEGIKAEPEQEKKNVYRVDPKSGDIKMVVDDFVQPNGLCFSPDEKKLYICDTGFTDGPDNPSHIRVFDVDLGAGKLSNSKVFADMPKPSITDGLRCDTAGRLWCSVGWGDPNEDGVRCYTADGDLLGKIHIPETVANLCFGGQQRNRLYICGSSSLYAVYTSAQGAMKP, from the coding sequence ATGAAAAAGCCGAAGGTTTCGTTCGGGCCGACAGGCTTTCCGGCCTTCGCGGGCACCATGGCGGTCGAGCGCGTCGCAACCGGATTCCGCTGGGCCGAAGGCCCGGTCTATTTCGCAGCCGGACGCTACGTACTGTTCTCCGACATTCCCAACAACCGCATCATGCGCTTCTCGGAAGATGACGGCCATCTCAGCGTCTACCGCCAGCCGTCGATGAACTCCAACGGCAACACCATTGATCGGGAAGGACGCCTGATCACCTGCGAACACAGCGGCCGACGGGTAACCCGGACCGAACTCGACGGCTCGATCACGATCATCGCCGACAAGTACAATGGCAAGAAACTGAACTCGCCGAACGACGCGGTCGTCGCGGCCGACGGTTCGATCTGGTTCTGCGACCCAGCCTACGGTATCGGCGGCTTTTACGAGGGCATCAAGGCCGAGCCCGAGCAGGAAAAGAAAAACGTCTACCGGGTGGATCCGAAATCCGGCGACATCAAGATGGTGGTCGATGACTTCGTGCAGCCGAACGGCCTTTGCTTCTCGCCTGACGAGAAGAAGCTCTATATCTGCGATACCGGCTTCACCGACGGGCCGGACAACCCGTCGCATATCCGCGTGTTCGACGTGGATCTCGGGGCCGGAAAGCTTTCGAACAGCAAGGTCTTTGCGGACATGCCCAAGCCCAGCATTACCGACGGGCTGCGCTGCGACACCGCCGGGCGTCTTTGGTGCTCCGTGGGTTGGGGCGATCCGAATGAGGACGGCGTGCGCTGCTACACGGCGGACGGCGATCTGCTCGGCAAGATCCACATCCCGGAAACTGTCGCCAATTTGTGCTTCGGCGGCCAGCAGCGAAACAGGCTTTATATCTGCGGCTCGTCATCGCTCTATGCAGTCTACACCAGTGCGCAGGGCGCGATGAAGCCGTGA
- a CDS encoding Zn-ribbon domain-containing OB-fold protein — translation MAEPARAKPKPTPETQHFWDGTQAGELRLQRCDACANVYFPPRPFCPSCASRKVSVFKASGKGTLYSYVINHRPAAPGFTPPYAIAVVELDEGPRMMSNIIDCPQTPEALELDMKLEVAFEKLDDKITLPLFRPAKG, via the coding sequence ATGGCGGAGCCTGCGCGCGCAAAACCAAAACCCACGCCTGAAACGCAACATTTCTGGGATGGAACGCAGGCCGGCGAACTTCGCCTGCAACGCTGCGATGCCTGCGCCAATGTGTATTTCCCGCCGCGTCCGTTCTGCCCCTCCTGCGCCTCGCGCAAGGTCTCGGTCTTCAAGGCCAGCGGCAAGGGCACGCTCTACAGCTATGTCATCAACCACCGCCCGGCGGCGCCCGGCTTCACCCCGCCTTACGCGATCGCGGTCGTCGAACTCGACGAAGGCCCGCGCATGATGAGTAACATCATCGACTGCCCGCAGACGCCGGAGGCACTCGAACTCGACATGAAGCTCGAAGTCGCATTCGAGAAGCTCGACGACAAGATCACCCTTCCCCTGTTCCGTCCGGCGAAGGGCTAA
- a CDS encoding SDR family oxidoreductase — protein sequence MAKSLQDKVIIVTGAGRGIGREIALLCAAEGAKVVVNDPGVAADGAGSSAAPAEEVVEEIQKRGGTAVANFESVAEAIPASKIVKTATDHFGRLDGVVNNAGILRDMIFHKMSVEAFEAVIKVHLMGSFYVSHAAARLYREQESGSFVHFTSTSGLIGNFGQANYAAAKLGIVGLSKSIALDMGRFNVRSNCVSPFAWTRMIGTIPTETEAEKARVAKIQQMGPEKIAPICAYLLSDAAKDVTGQIFGVRMNEIFLFSQNRPLRSVQRSEGWTPQTIAEHGMPALAGSFYKLDRSADIFPWDPI from the coding sequence ATGGCAAAATCACTGCAAGACAAGGTCATCATCGTCACCGGCGCAGGCCGCGGCATCGGGCGTGAAATCGCACTGCTCTGCGCCGCCGAAGGCGCCAAGGTCGTGGTCAACGATCCCGGCGTCGCCGCCGACGGTGCCGGTTCGAGCGCTGCGCCCGCCGAGGAAGTCGTCGAGGAGATCCAGAAGCGCGGCGGCACCGCGGTCGCCAACTTCGAGTCGGTGGCGGAAGCGATCCCCGCGAGCAAGATCGTAAAGACGGCGACCGACCATTTCGGCCGGCTCGACGGCGTCGTCAACAATGCCGGCATTTTGCGCGACATGATCTTCCACAAAATGAGCGTGGAGGCGTTCGAGGCCGTCATCAAGGTGCACCTGATGGGCTCGTTCTATGTCAGCCACGCCGCGGCGCGGCTGTACCGCGAACAGGAGAGCGGCTCCTTCGTGCACTTCACCTCGACCTCGGGCCTGATCGGCAATTTCGGCCAGGCCAATTACGCCGCCGCCAAGCTCGGCATCGTCGGCCTGTCGAAGTCGATCGCACTCGACATGGGCCGCTTCAACGTGCGCTCGAACTGCGTCTCGCCCTTCGCCTGGACCCGCATGATCGGCACCATTCCGACCGAGACCGAGGCCGAGAAGGCGCGCGTGGCAAAAATCCAGCAGATGGGACCGGAGAAGATCGCGCCGATCTGCGCCTATCTGCTCAGCGACGCCGCCAAGGACGTGACTGGACAGATTTTTGGGGTGCGCATGAACGAGATCTTCCTGTTCAGCCAAAATCGTCCGCTGCGCTCGGTGCAGCGGAGCGAAGGCTGGACGCCGCAGACCATCGCCGAGCACGGCATGCCGGCGCTTGCGGGATCGTTCTACAAGCTCGACCGCTCTGCGGACATTTTCCCCTGGGATCCGATCTGA
- a CDS encoding DUF2848 domain-containing protein translates to MFDLTFNVDDKGMLTPLTLAIDQAVIAGWTGRDPVARDKHIAELEAIGIARPASTPIYYRCSARRITQADRIEVSGGDSSGEVEFVLIGWQGRIFVGCGSDHTDRKVESYSVTVSKQMCDKPVASVLWEFEEVIAHWDQMILRSWAVIDGARVLYQEGTLDAMLPVKDLIERGFGGKGLPDGCAMFGGTFAAKGGIRPASRFEFELEDPVLKRKISHGYDVITMPVLG, encoded by the coding sequence GTGTTTGATCTGACCTTCAACGTCGACGACAAGGGTATGTTGACGCCGCTAACGCTTGCGATCGATCAGGCCGTCATCGCCGGCTGGACCGGCCGCGATCCAGTGGCGCGCGACAAGCACATCGCCGAACTCGAAGCGATCGGCATCGCGCGGCCGGCGTCGACGCCGATCTACTACCGCTGCTCAGCGCGGCGGATCACGCAAGCCGACCGCATCGAGGTCTCGGGTGGCGATTCCAGCGGCGAGGTCGAGTTCGTGCTGATCGGCTGGCAGGGCCGCATCTTCGTCGGCTGCGGCTCCGACCATACCGACCGCAAGGTGGAGAGCTACAGCGTCACGGTCTCCAAGCAGATGTGCGACAAGCCGGTGGCCTCCGTGCTGTGGGAGTTTGAGGAGGTCATCGCGCATTGGGACCAGATGATCCTGCGTTCCTGGGCCGTCATCGATGGCGCGCGGGTGCTGTATCAGGAGGGCACGCTGGACGCCATGCTGCCGGTGAAAGATCTGATCGAACGCGGCTTCGGCGGAAAGGGCCTGCCCGACGGCTGCGCCATGTTCGGCGGCACCTTCGCGGCCAAGGGCGGTATCCGCCCGGCCAGCCGGTTCGAGTTCGAACTGGAAGATCCCGTGCTGAAGCGCAAGATCAGTCACGGGTATGATGTGATCACGATGCCGGTGTTGGGTTAA
- the ppc gene encoding phosphoenolpyruvate carboxylase translates to MSSQTVPSEIEVRFNRSDDALALEEDARLRTDIRLLGRILGDTVRDQEGAEVFDLVERIRQTSIRFHRDEDKLARRELETILDSMSTSDTVRIVRAFSYFSHLANIAEDQNNIRQMRGRGAGGPRPNMLMQTLSHAKTAGLSAADLRRFFGAAQVSPVLTAHPTEVRRKSTIDREMEIAALLDRRERVQMTPEEIEASAEQLRRAVLTLWQTNLLRRTKLTVLDEVANGLSFYDYTFLHEVPRLHCALEDRLNQEEGGTPGDLASFLTIGSWIGGDRDGNPFVTADVMRGTLRLQSSRVMNFYLEELHVLGSELSLAAHLADVSDELRALAERSPDKSPHRSGEPYRLAVSGIYARLTATALRLEVETTRRPVGEAAPYRSVKEFKADLDVLNRSLIANNSGVIARGRLRLLRRAVDCFGFHLARLDIRQNSAVHERTVAELLDAATPGTSYLALGEEARVALLAGELRNPRPLASSFVKYSEETLGELAVFHTAAEAHAKFGADVISQCIISMCKGMSDMLEVALLLKEVGLVNPSGRSAINIVPLFETIEDLQASSGIMDRMLSLHDYRKLVDSRGGVQEVMLGYSDSNKDGGFVTSGWELYKAEIELVDVFERHGVRLRLFHGRGGSVGRGGGPSYDAIIAQPGGAVNGQIRITEQGEIISSKYSNPEVGRSNLEILAAATLEASLLHPRQSAPRKEYLTAMEQLSALAFKAYRGLVYETEGFADYFWGSTVITEISTLNIGSRPASRKKTREIEDLRAIPWVFSWAQCRLMLPGWYGFGSAVETWIAEHPEQGMPFLQELYREWPFFRTLLSNMDMVLAKSSIAIASRYAELVPDVKLRESIFGRIRREWHSSIETLLDIMGHERLLQGNPLLERSIRNRFPYLDPLNHVQVELLKEHRAQNPDEQVLRGIQLTINGISAGLRNSG, encoded by the coding sequence GTGTCTTCCCAGACCGTGCCTTCCGAGATCGAGGTCCGGTTCAATCGCAGCGATGACGCGCTGGCGCTGGAGGAAGACGCGCGGCTGCGGACCGATATTCGCCTGCTGGGGCGTATTCTCGGCGATACCGTGCGTGACCAGGAAGGTGCCGAGGTGTTCGACCTGGTCGAACGCATCCGGCAGACCTCGATCCGGTTCCATCGCGACGAGGACAAGTTGGCGCGGCGGGAACTCGAAACCATCCTCGACAGCATGTCGACCAGTGACACCGTGCGGATCGTCCGCGCCTTCAGCTATTTCTCGCATCTTGCCAACATCGCCGAGGACCAGAACAACATCCGCCAGATGCGCGGGCGCGGCGCCGGCGGGCCGCGGCCAAACATGCTGATGCAGACCTTGTCGCATGCAAAGACCGCCGGGCTCAGCGCCGCCGACCTGCGCCGATTCTTTGGCGCGGCCCAGGTCAGCCCGGTACTGACCGCGCATCCCACCGAAGTCCGCCGCAAGAGCACGATCGACCGCGAGATGGAGATCGCCGCGTTGCTCGATCGCCGCGAACGCGTCCAGATGACGCCGGAGGAAATCGAGGCCAGCGCCGAGCAGTTGCGCCGTGCGGTGCTGACGCTTTGGCAGACCAACCTCCTGCGACGGACCAAGCTGACCGTGCTGGATGAGGTCGCCAACGGTCTGTCATTCTACGACTACACGTTCCTGCATGAGGTGCCGCGGCTGCATTGCGCGCTGGAAGACCGACTCAATCAGGAGGAGGGCGGCACGCCCGGCGACCTGGCATCGTTCCTGACGATAGGAAGCTGGATCGGCGGCGATCGCGACGGCAATCCGTTCGTCACCGCCGATGTCATGCGCGGTACCTTGCGGCTGCAGTCGAGCCGGGTGATGAACTTCTATCTGGAGGAGTTGCACGTCCTCGGCTCGGAACTGTCGCTGGCGGCGCATCTTGCCGATGTCTCCGACGAATTGCGCGCGCTGGCCGAGCGCTCGCCCGACAAATCGCCGCATCGGAGCGGCGAACCGTATCGTCTCGCGGTGTCCGGCATCTATGCCCGGCTGACCGCGACCGCGCTGCGGCTGGAGGTTGAAACCACCCGTCGGCCGGTCGGCGAGGCCGCTCCCTATAGAAGCGTGAAGGAATTCAAGGCCGATCTCGACGTGCTCAACCGCTCGCTGATCGCGAACAATTCGGGCGTGATCGCGCGCGGACGGTTGCGGTTGTTGCGGCGCGCCGTGGATTGTTTCGGCTTCCATCTCGCCCGGCTCGACATCCGGCAGAATTCCGCGGTGCATGAACGCACGGTGGCGGAGCTGCTCGACGCCGCGACTCCTGGCACGTCTTACCTCGCGCTCGGCGAAGAAGCGCGCGTTGCGCTGTTGGCGGGCGAATTGCGCAACCCGCGGCCGCTGGCGTCGTCCTTTGTCAAATACAGCGAGGAGACGCTGGGCGAACTCGCGGTGTTTCACACCGCGGCCGAGGCGCACGCCAAGTTCGGCGCCGATGTGATCTCCCAATGCATTATCTCCATGTGCAAGGGCATGTCCGACATGCTGGAGGTGGCGCTGTTGCTGAAGGAGGTCGGCCTCGTCAATCCCTCAGGCCGCAGCGCCATCAACATCGTCCCGCTGTTCGAGACCATCGAGGATTTGCAGGCGTCATCCGGCATCATGGACCGGATGCTGTCGCTGCACGATTACCGCAAGCTGGTGGACAGCCGCGGCGGCGTTCAGGAAGTGATGCTCGGCTATTCCGACAGCAACAAGGATGGCGGCTTCGTCACCTCGGGCTGGGAGCTCTACAAGGCCGAAATCGAGCTGGTCGATGTGTTCGAGCGTCACGGCGTGCGGCTGCGGCTGTTTCACGGCCGCGGCGGGTCGGTCGGCCGCGGCGGCGGCCCGAGCTATGACGCCATCATCGCGCAGCCCGGCGGCGCCGTGAACGGCCAGATCCGCATCACCGAGCAGGGCGAGATCATCTCCAGCAAATATTCCAACCCGGAAGTTGGCCGCAGCAATCTGGAAATCCTCGCCGCGGCGACGCTGGAGGCGAGCCTGCTGCATCCGCGGCAGAGCGCGCCGCGCAAGGAATACCTGACCGCGATGGAGCAACTGTCCGCGCTGGCGTTCAAGGCTTATCGCGGGCTGGTCTACGAAACCGAAGGCTTTGCCGATTATTTCTGGGGTTCGACCGTCATCACCGAAATCTCGACGCTGAACATCGGCAGCCGTCCGGCGTCGCGCAAGAAGACCCGCGAGATCGAGGACCTCCGCGCCATTCCCTGGGTGTTCAGCTGGGCGCAATGCCGGCTGATGCTGCCGGGCTGGTACGGTTTCGGCTCCGCAGTCGAAACCTGGATCGCGGAGCATCCGGAGCAGGGCATGCCGTTCCTGCAGGAACTCTACCGCGAATGGCCGTTCTTCCGCACACTGCTGTCGAACATGGACATGGTACTGGCCAAGAGCTCGATCGCGATCGCCTCGCGCTATGCCGAGCTGGTGCCTGACGTCAAGTTGCGCGAAAGCATTTTTGGGCGCATCCGGCGCGAATGGCATTCCTCGATCGAGACGCTGCTCGACATCATGGGGCATGAACGGCTCCTGCAGGGCAACCCCCTGCTGGAGCGCTCGATCCGCAACCGCTTCCCCTATCTCGATCCGCTCAACCACGTGCAGGTGGAACTGTTGAAGGAACACCGCGCGCAGAATCCGGACGAGCAGGTGCTGCGCGGCATTCAGCTCACGATCAACGGGATTTCGGCGGGGTTGAGGAATAGCGGGTAG
- a CDS encoding acyl-CoA synthetase, which produces MTDTPLFHGIISGPRKRSHDEVTERTERIAGGLQKLGVKQGDSVCMLMRNDIAFIEAAYAAMRLGAYGVPVNWHFKPEEINYVLKDSGTSVLIAHADMLHQLREAIPQGVTSLSVPTPPEIITNYKINPDHLTTPDFAIDFESWLKQHPRYDGPAVPQPQNMIYTSGTTGHPKGVRRFAPTPEQSANAERMRSLIYGLKPGARALLPGPLYHSAPNSFGLRAGRLGGALVIMPRFDAEEFLRVIETEKIDTIFMVPTMFIRLMKLPEEARRKYDMSSLRHIIHAAAPCPADVKRAMIEWWGPIIYEFYGSTESGAVTFATSEDALKKPGTVGKIAPGAELRFIGDDGKELPQGEIGEIYSRISGNPDFTYHNKPEKRTEIDRDGFITSGDVGYIDADGYVFICDRKRDMVISGGVNIYPAEIEAALHAISGVHDCVVFGIPDAEFGEALMAVVEPQPGVTLDIASVRAQLKIALADYKVPKHIEIQSNLPREDSGKIFKRRLRDPYWERAGRRI; this is translated from the coding sequence ATGACCGACACACCCCTTTTCCACGGCATCATCAGCGGCCCGCGCAAGCGCAGCCACGATGAGGTCACCGAACGCACTGAGCGCATCGCCGGCGGCTTGCAAAAACTCGGCGTCAAGCAGGGCGACAGCGTCTGCATGCTGATGCGCAACGACATCGCCTTCATCGAGGCCGCCTATGCAGCGATGCGGCTCGGCGCCTACGGCGTGCCGGTCAATTGGCACTTCAAGCCGGAAGAGATCAACTACGTGCTGAAGGATTCCGGCACTTCGGTGCTGATCGCGCATGCCGACATGCTGCATCAGCTGCGCGAGGCGATACCGCAAGGCGTCACTTCGCTCAGCGTGCCGACGCCGCCGGAAATTATCACCAACTACAAGATCAACCCCGATCACCTCACCACGCCCGATTTCGCGATCGATTTCGAATCCTGGCTCAAACAGCACCCGCGCTATGACGGCCCGGCGGTGCCGCAGCCGCAGAACATGATCTACACCTCGGGCACGACCGGCCATCCCAAGGGCGTGCGCCGCTTTGCACCGACGCCGGAACAGAGTGCCAACGCCGAACGCATGCGCAGCCTGATCTACGGCCTCAAGCCGGGCGCCCGTGCGCTGCTGCCGGGGCCGCTGTATCATTCCGCGCCGAACTCGTTCGGCCTGCGCGCCGGCCGCCTCGGCGGCGCACTGGTAATCATGCCGCGCTTCGACGCGGAAGAGTTTTTGCGCGTAATCGAGACCGAGAAGATCGACACCATTTTCATGGTGCCGACCATGTTCATCCGGTTGATGAAACTGCCGGAAGAGGCCCGCAGGAAGTACGACATGTCCTCGCTGCGCCACATCATCCATGCGGCCGCGCCATGTCCCGCCGACGTCAAGCGTGCGATGATCGAATGGTGGGGGCCGATCATTTATGAATTCTACGGCTCGACCGAGTCCGGCGCCGTCACCTTTGCCACTTCCGAGGACGCGCTGAAGAAGCCCGGCACCGTCGGCAAGATCGCCCCGGGGGCGGAACTGCGCTTCATCGGCGACGACGGCAAGGAATTGCCGCAGGGCGAGATCGGCGAAATCTATTCACGCATATCAGGCAACCCTGATTTCACCTATCACAACAAGCCGGAAAAACGCACCGAGATCGATCGCGACGGGTTCATCACCTCGGGCGACGTCGGCTACATCGACGCCGACGGCTATGTCTTCATCTGTGACCGCAAGCGCGACATGGTGATCTCAGGCGGCGTCAACATCTATCCGGCCGAAATCGAGGCCGCACTGCATGCGATATCAGGCGTGCACGACTGCGTGGTGTTCGGCATTCCCGACGCAGAGTTCGGCGAGGCGCTGATGGCGGTGGTGGAGCCGCAGCCGGGCGTGACGCTCGACATCGCCTCCGTCCGCGCGCAACTCAAGATAGCGCTGGCCGACTACAAGGTGCCAAAACACATCGAAATCCAGTCCAACCTGCCGCGGGAGGATTCCGGCAAGATCTTCAAGCGCCGCCTGCGCGATCCTTATTGGGAGCGGGCGGGGCGGAGGATTTAG